In a genomic window of Mycolicibacillus parakoreensis:
- a CDS encoding arabinosyltransferase domain-containing protein translates to MEPSRTDSSPAVSATAVAQRADRPLSRQVQLTRWTAIVAGLIGFVLSVATPLLPVVQTTATLDWPQHGQVGNVTAPLISQVPVTMEVSIPCEAVAALPATGGLLVGTAPADGKQAALNAMLVTVTAKRVDVIVRNVVVASVPRSSVLGTAGAAGCSRIEITSSEAGTYATFVGVTDPKTGREWHTGFADPNLRPQIVGVFSDLTGPAPAGLELSATIDTRFSTKPTAVKLAAILAAITATVVALLALWRLDRLDGRRMRRLIPTRWRTLGVVDGVVVAGFGLWHVIGANSSDDGYILGMARVADHAGYMSNYFRWFGSPEDPFGWYYNLLAWMTHISDASIFMRLPDLLAALVCWLLLSREVLPRLGPAVATSRPALWAAAMVLMAAWFPFNNGLRPEPIIAVGSLITYVLIERAVTSGRLTPAALAIIAAAFTLGIQPTGLIAVAALVAGGRPLLRILVRRHRLVGTWPLVMPLLAAGFVILTVVFFDQTLSTVLEATRVRSAIGPSQAWYTENLRYYYLILPTVDGSLSRRFGFLITALCLFSAMFMMLRRGRVAGVARGPAWRLMGVIFGTMFFLMFTPTKWVHHFGLFAAVGAAMAALTTVLVSREVLRSARNRMAFLAAVLFVLALCFATTNGWWYVSSYGVPFNNAMPRIGGISVSAAIFALFVLAALWAAWLHFAPRGRGEDRITTALTAAPIPVAAGFMVVVFVASMAIGVVRQYPTYSNGWANLRAFTGGCGLADYVLVEPDANDGFLEPMPGGADAWGPLGALAGVDPVGFSADGVPEHIVAEAVRMTLPQPGTDYDWDAPTELSSPGVNGSTVPLPYGLDPARVPVAGSFARGPQQQSTLTSAWYALEPAGGDAADEHPLVVVTAAGTIAGYSVLNAHTSGQTVELEYATAGPDGAPVPAGRVQPYDLGPAPSWRNLRFPRAAIPAEAVAVRIVAEDLSLTPGDWVAVTPPRVPQLRTLQDYVGSTTPVLMDWAVGMAFPCQQPMLHANGVTEVPQYRITPDYTAKKQDTDTWEDGLNGGLLGISDLLLRAHVMATYLSDDWGRDWGSLRKFDTIVDAVPADIELGTATHSGLYKSGRIRIGP, encoded by the coding sequence ATGGAGCCGTCCCGGACCGATTCGAGCCCTGCCGTGAGCGCCACCGCCGTCGCGCAGCGCGCCGACCGCCCCCTGTCGCGGCAGGTGCAGCTGACCCGCTGGACCGCGATCGTCGCCGGTCTCATCGGGTTCGTGCTGTCGGTGGCCACCCCCCTGCTGCCGGTGGTGCAGACCACCGCCACCCTCGACTGGCCGCAGCACGGGCAGGTCGGCAACGTCACCGCCCCGCTGATCTCCCAGGTCCCGGTGACGATGGAGGTGAGCATCCCGTGCGAGGCGGTCGCCGCGCTGCCCGCCACCGGCGGTCTGCTGGTCGGCACCGCCCCGGCCGACGGCAAGCAGGCCGCGCTCAACGCGATGCTGGTCACCGTCACCGCCAAGCGGGTCGACGTGATCGTGCGCAACGTCGTGGTGGCCAGCGTGCCGCGGTCCAGCGTGCTCGGCACCGCCGGGGCCGCCGGCTGTTCGCGCATCGAGATCACCTCCAGCGAGGCCGGCACCTACGCCACGTTCGTCGGGGTGACCGACCCCAAAACCGGCCGGGAGTGGCACACCGGGTTCGCCGACCCGAACCTGCGCCCGCAGATCGTCGGGGTGTTCTCCGATCTGACCGGCCCCGCCCCGGCGGGCCTGGAGCTCTCCGCCACCATCGACACCCGGTTCTCCACCAAGCCGACCGCGGTGAAGCTCGCCGCGATCCTGGCGGCGATCACCGCCACCGTCGTTGCGCTGCTGGCGCTGTGGCGCCTCGACCGCCTCGACGGGCGCCGGATGCGCCGGCTCATCCCCACCCGGTGGCGCACGCTCGGCGTCGTCGACGGGGTCGTGGTCGCCGGGTTCGGGCTCTGGCATGTGATCGGCGCCAACTCCTCCGACGACGGCTACATCCTGGGCATGGCCCGCGTCGCCGACCACGCCGGCTACATGAGCAACTACTTCCGCTGGTTCGGCAGCCCCGAGGACCCGTTCGGCTGGTACTACAACCTGCTGGCCTGGATGACCCACATCAGCGACGCCAGCATCTTCATGCGGCTGCCCGACCTGCTGGCCGCGCTGGTGTGCTGGCTGCTGCTCAGCCGCGAGGTGCTGCCGCGGCTGGGGCCGGCCGTGGCCACCAGCCGTCCGGCGCTATGGGCGGCGGCGATGGTGCTGATGGCCGCCTGGTTCCCGTTCAACAACGGGCTGCGTCCCGAGCCGATCATCGCGGTCGGCTCGCTGATCACCTATGTGCTCATCGAGCGGGCGGTGACCTCCGGGCGGCTCACCCCGGCCGCGCTGGCGATCATCGCCGCCGCGTTCACCCTCGGCATCCAGCCGACCGGGCTGATCGCGGTGGCCGCGCTGGTGGCCGGTGGCCGTCCGCTGCTGCGGATCCTGGTGCGCCGCCACCGCCTGGTCGGCACCTGGCCGTTGGTGATGCCGCTGCTGGCCGCCGGGTTCGTGATCTTGACCGTGGTGTTCTTCGACCAGACGCTGTCGACGGTGCTGGAGGCCACCCGGGTTCGCAGCGCGATCGGCCCCAGCCAGGCCTGGTACACCGAGAACCTGCGCTACTACTACCTGATCCTGCCGACCGTCGACGGGTCGCTGTCGCGGCGGTTCGGCTTTTTGATCACCGCGCTGTGCCTGTTCTCGGCGATGTTCATGATGTTGCGCCGCGGCCGGGTGGCCGGGGTGGCGCGCGGGCCGGCGTGGCGGCTGATGGGCGTCATCTTCGGCACCATGTTCTTCCTGATGTTCACCCCCACCAAGTGGGTGCACCACTTCGGGCTGTTCGCCGCGGTGGGCGCGGCGATGGCGGCGCTGACCACGGTGCTGGTCTCGCGGGAGGTGCTGCGCTCGGCGCGCAACCGGATGGCGTTTCTGGCGGCGGTGCTGTTCGTGTTGGCGCTGTGTTTCGCCACCACCAACGGCTGGTGGTACGTCTCCAGTTACGGGGTGCCGTTCAACAACGCGATGCCGCGCATCGGTGGCATCAGCGTCAGCGCCGCGATCTTCGCGCTGTTCGTGCTGGCCGCGCTCTGGGCGGCCTGGCTGCATTTCGCGCCGCGGGGCCGCGGCGAGGATCGGATCACTACCGCGTTGACCGCCGCGCCGATCCCGGTGGCCGCCGGCTTCATGGTGGTGGTGTTCGTCGCCTCGATGGCGATCGGGGTGGTACGCCAGTACCCGACCTACTCCAACGGGTGGGCGAACCTGCGGGCCTTCACCGGCGGCTGCGGGCTGGCCGACTACGTGCTGGTCGAACCCGACGCCAACGACGGATTCCTGGAGCCGATGCCCGGCGGCGCCGACGCGTGGGGGCCGCTGGGCGCACTCGCCGGGGTCGACCCGGTCGGGTTCAGTGCCGACGGCGTGCCCGAACACATTGTGGCCGAGGCGGTCCGGATGACGCTGCCGCAACCGGGCACCGACTACGACTGGGACGCCCCCACCGAGTTGAGCAGCCCCGGCGTCAACGGGTCGACGGTGCCGCTGCCCTACGGGCTGGACCCGGCACGGGTCCCGGTCGCCGGCAGCTTCGCCCGCGGCCCTCAGCAGCAGAGCACGCTCACCTCGGCGTGGTACGCACTGGAACCGGCCGGCGGTGACGCCGCCGACGAGCATCCGCTGGTGGTGGTGACCGCCGCCGGCACCATCGCCGGCTACAGCGTGCTCAACGCCCACACCAGCGGGCAGACCGTCGAATTGGAGTACGCGACTGCCGGACCCGACGGGGCTCCGGTGCCGGCCGGGCGGGTGCAGCCCTACGATCTGGGCCCGGCCCCGTCGTGGCGCAACCTGCGCTTCCCGCGCGCGGCGATCCCGGCCGAGGCGGTGGCGGTGCGCATCGTCGCCGAGGATCTGTCGCTGACGCCGGGCGATTGGGTGGCGGTGACCCCGCCGCGGGTGCCGCAACTGCGCACCCTGCAGGACTATGTCGGTTCCACCACGCCGGTGTTGATGGACTGGGCGGTCGGCATGGCGTTCCCCTGCCAGCAGCCGATGCTGCACGCCAACGGGGTCACCGAGGTCCCGCAGTACCGCATCACCCCGGACTACACCGCCAAGAAACAGGACACCGACACCTGGGAGGACGGCCTCAACGGCGGGCTGTTGGGCATCAGCGACCTGCTGCTGCGCGCCCACGTGATGGCCACCTACCTCTCTGATGACTGGGGCCGCGATTGGGGCTCGCTGCGCAAGTTCGACACCATCGTCGACGCGGTGCCCGCCGACATCGAGCTGGGGACGGCCACCCACAGCGGGCTGTACAAGTCCGGGCGCATCCGCATCGGGCCGTAA
- a CDS encoding MFS transporter — MTLQATPAATSPPRPAPSAPGAAEQKRLLRKAILASSIGNATEWYDYGVYAVVATYLTHAFFPGTLGNIGTMAGFAVSFVLRPLGGMVWGPIGDRFGRKAVLTATILMIAVATTLIGVLPTHAAIGWWAPGLLIGLRVVQGFSTGGEYGGAATFMAEYAPDHQRGRYGSFLESGAVAGFVAGSAVVLALEALLTPAQMADWGWRVPFLLALPLGVIGLVLRANMEETPVFKECLAVDAITGSAWERLKDLLTNYTRPITVMFALVVALNLVDYTLITYQPTYLQATLGLGERGRTTVVLVGELAMLACIPLAGLWSDRVGRKPLWRFSLLGLAALALPMYWLMGHGFGGALIGFTVLCVLFAAPLATVAATFPAMFPTQVRYAGFAISYNAAVTLFGGTAPVVADTVIETTGWTLFPAAYLMLAAVIGLAALRFLPETAGCSLRGTDIPGVASDLERELLESLETRPLVLPAETTVLPTIPIPMQLPTLVLAGPAPEPEPTLDLAAYWSDEPIPAKAKPVRVGPRPPGRR, encoded by the coding sequence ATGACCCTCCAGGCGACACCGGCGGCGACCTCGCCGCCACGGCCGGCTCCGTCGGCGCCCGGCGCTGCTGAGCAGAAACGGCTGCTGCGCAAGGCGATTCTGGCGTCCTCGATCGGCAACGCCACCGAGTGGTACGACTACGGGGTCTACGCGGTGGTCGCGACCTATCTGACGCACGCGTTCTTCCCGGGCACCCTGGGCAACATCGGCACGATGGCCGGTTTCGCGGTGTCGTTCGTGCTGCGCCCGCTCGGCGGCATGGTGTGGGGGCCGATCGGGGACCGCTTCGGGCGCAAAGCGGTGCTGACCGCCACCATCTTGATGATCGCGGTGGCCACCACGTTGATCGGGGTGCTGCCCACCCACGCCGCCATCGGATGGTGGGCCCCGGGGCTGCTGATCGGCCTGCGCGTGGTGCAGGGGTTCTCCACCGGCGGCGAGTACGGCGGTGCGGCCACGTTCATGGCCGAATACGCCCCGGACCATCAACGCGGGCGGTACGGCAGCTTCCTGGAGTCCGGGGCGGTGGCCGGCTTCGTCGCCGGCAGCGCGGTGGTGCTGGCGTTGGAGGCGTTGCTCACCCCCGCGCAGATGGCGGACTGGGGCTGGCGGGTCCCGTTCCTGCTGGCCTTGCCGCTGGGCGTGATCGGCCTGGTGCTGCGCGCCAACATGGAGGAGACCCCGGTCTTCAAGGAGTGCCTGGCCGTCGACGCGATCACCGGTTCGGCGTGGGAACGGCTCAAGGATCTGCTCACCAACTACACCCGGCCGATCACGGTGATGTTCGCGCTGGTGGTGGCGCTCAACCTGGTGGACTACACGCTGATCACCTACCAGCCGACCTATCTGCAGGCCACCCTGGGACTGGGGGAGCGCGGCCGCACCACCGTGGTGCTGGTGGGCGAGCTGGCGATGCTGGCCTGCATCCCGCTGGCCGGCCTGTGGTCGGATCGGGTGGGACGCAAGCCGCTGTGGCGGTTTTCGCTGCTGGGCCTGGCCGCGCTGGCGCTGCCGATGTACTGGCTGATGGGCCACGGGTTCGGCGGGGCGCTGATCGGATTCACCGTGCTGTGTGTGCTGTTCGCCGCCCCGCTGGCCACCGTGGCGGCCACCTTCCCGGCGATGTTTCCCACCCAGGTCCGCTACGCCGGGTTCGCGATCTCCTACAACGCGGCGGTCACCCTGTTCGGCGGCACCGCCCCGGTGGTGGCCGACACCGTCATCGAGACCACCGGCTGGACGCTGTTCCCGGCGGCCTACCTGATGCTGGCGGCGGTGATCGGGCTGGCCGCGCTGCGGTTCCTGCCCGAGACCGCGGGGTGCTCGCTGCGCGGCACCGACATCCCCGGTGTGGCCAGCGATCTGGAACGCGAGCTGCTGGAGTCGTTGGAGACCCGCCCGCTGGTGCTGCCGGCGGAGACCACGGTGCTGCCGACCATCCCGATCCCGATGCAGCTGCCCACCCTCGTGCTGGCCGGACCCGCACCCGAACCGGAGCCGACACTGGATCTGGCGGCCTACTGGTCCGACGAGCCGATCCCGGCGAAAGCCAAACCCGTGCGGGTGGGCCCGCGCCCGCCGGGCCGCCGCTGA
- a CDS encoding arabinosyltransferase domain-containing protein, producing the protein MPLDDPAGDAARSRYRIARLIAVVAGVAGVLLCGLVPLLPVHQRTATIAWPQAPDADGHVGEITAPLVSGAPRSLDITIPCPVIATLPAAGGLVFSTVPTGGVDATKSGLFVQANRSAVVVAFRDSVAAVAARDAVAGPDCRHLHIWADAAGAGAEFVGIPATSRVLPADKKPLVAGVFTDLAVPAEPGLSARIDVDTRFIVSPTAIKTAGIAAGALCVLASLAALAVLDRRSGRRVPRRRRLWRGGPVMWLADIGVIGTLGLWHVIGAISSDDGYNLTIARVSHQAGYLANYYRYFGAAEAPFDWYPALLAQLSSVSTAGVWLRAPATLAGVACWLLVSRRMLPRLGPAGGGLAANRVAVLTAGVVFLAAWLPFNNGLRPEPLIAFGTVATWLLVETAIATRRLTPAAGALVVAALTATLAPQGLIAVAALLTGARGIVGHIRRRRGTDGLAAPVAALAAAGALIVVVVFRNQTLATVAEAARIKYEVGPTISWYQEFLRYYFLTVETVDGSMTRRFAVLILFLCLFGMLAVLLRRGRLPGLASGPVWRLLGTTAIGLLLLTFTPTKWAVQFGAFAGLAGALGAVTAFTFARVGLHSRRNLSLYVTALLFLLAWATSGINGWFYVGNYGVPWFDKQPVLASHPVTTMFLVLAILTGLLATWQHFRLDFAGHTQVANTRRNRVLASTPLLVVASIMVVLQVASMAKGFAARYPTYTTAKANLAALTSGLAADSCAMADAVLAEPDTNAGMLEVVPGQRFGADGPLGGLDPVGFTPDGVGDDLSSEPVISKPGVVNSDASPNKPGSSVSDSAGTAGGWLPPDAPAGINGSRVALPFGLDPARTPVMGSYGENTVKAEATSAWYGLPEPSADRPLVTVAAAGAIWSYDEDGTFNYGQSLKLEWGSTRPDGEPAALGRVEPIDIGPAPAWRNLRFPLAWAPRDADVVRLVADDPNLSSDQWFAFTPPRVPVLQTVQQLIGASTPVLADIATAASFPCQRPFTEYLGVAELPEYRILPDHKQTASSSNLWQDADDGGPFLFTQALLYTTTVPTYLRDDWYRDWGSLERYHRLVPATQAPTAAIEEGLTTVPGWSRPGPIRALP; encoded by the coding sequence GTGCCCCTCGACGATCCCGCCGGCGACGCCGCCCGGTCGCGTTACCGGATCGCCCGGCTGATCGCCGTCGTCGCCGGAGTCGCCGGGGTGCTGCTCTGCGGACTGGTGCCGCTGCTTCCGGTGCACCAGCGCACCGCCACGATCGCGTGGCCGCAGGCGCCCGACGCCGACGGCCACGTCGGCGAGATCACCGCGCCGCTGGTCTCCGGCGCGCCCCGCAGCCTCGACATCACGATCCCGTGCCCGGTGATCGCCACGCTGCCCGCCGCCGGCGGGCTGGTGTTCTCCACCGTCCCGACCGGCGGGGTCGACGCCACCAAGAGCGGCCTGTTCGTGCAGGCCAACCGCAGCGCGGTCGTCGTGGCCTTCCGCGACTCGGTGGCCGCGGTCGCCGCGCGCGACGCGGTCGCCGGACCGGACTGCCGACACCTGCACATCTGGGCCGACGCCGCCGGCGCGGGCGCGGAGTTCGTCGGCATCCCGGCCACCTCCCGGGTGCTGCCCGCCGACAAGAAGCCGCTGGTGGCGGGGGTCTTCACCGACCTGGCCGTGCCCGCCGAACCGGGGCTGTCCGCGCGGATCGACGTCGACACCCGCTTCATCGTCTCCCCCACCGCGATCAAGACCGCCGGCATCGCCGCCGGCGCGCTGTGCGTGCTGGCCAGCCTGGCGGCGCTGGCGGTGCTCGACCGGCGCTCGGGGCGGCGCGTGCCGCGCCGCCGCCGGCTGTGGCGCGGCGGGCCGGTCATGTGGCTGGCCGACATCGGGGTGATCGGCACCCTGGGCCTCTGGCATGTGATCGGCGCGATCTCCTCCGACGACGGCTACAACCTGACGATCGCGCGGGTCTCGCACCAGGCCGGATATCTGGCCAACTACTACCGTTACTTCGGCGCCGCCGAGGCCCCGTTCGACTGGTATCCGGCGCTGCTGGCGCAGCTGAGTTCGGTGAGCACCGCCGGGGTGTGGCTGCGGGCGCCGGCCACCCTGGCCGGCGTCGCCTGCTGGCTGTTGGTGAGCCGGCGGATGCTGCCGCGCCTCGGGCCCGCCGGCGGCGGCCTGGCCGCCAACCGGGTCGCGGTGCTCACCGCCGGGGTGGTGTTCCTGGCGGCGTGGCTGCCGTTCAACAACGGGCTGCGCCCCGAGCCGCTGATCGCGTTCGGCACGGTGGCCACCTGGCTGCTGGTGGAGACCGCGATCGCCACCCGCCGGCTCACCCCGGCCGCGGGGGCGCTCGTCGTGGCGGCGCTCACCGCCACGCTGGCCCCCCAGGGCCTGATCGCGGTGGCCGCCCTGTTGACCGGGGCGCGCGGCATCGTCGGGCACATCCGCCGGCGCCGCGGCACCGACGGGCTGGCCGCCCCGGTGGCGGCGCTGGCCGCCGCGGGCGCGCTCATCGTCGTGGTGGTCTTCCGCAACCAGACGTTGGCCACCGTCGCCGAGGCCGCCCGGATCAAATACGAGGTCGGCCCGACCATCTCCTGGTACCAGGAGTTCCTGCGCTACTACTTCCTGACCGTCGAGACCGTCGACGGCTCGATGACCCGCCGGTTCGCGGTGCTGATCCTGTTCTTGTGCCTGTTCGGGATGCTCGCGGTGCTGCTGCGCCGCGGGCGGCTGCCGGGGCTGGCCAGCGGGCCGGTGTGGCGGCTGCTGGGCACCACCGCGATCGGGTTGCTGCTGCTGACGTTCACCCCCACCAAGTGGGCGGTGCAGTTCGGCGCGTTCGCCGGACTGGCCGGTGCGCTCGGTGCGGTCACCGCGTTCACGTTCGCCCGGGTCGGGCTGCACTCGCGCCGCAATTTGTCGCTGTATGTCACCGCGCTGCTGTTCCTTCTGGCCTGGGCCACCTCGGGCATCAACGGCTGGTTCTACGTCGGCAACTACGGGGTGCCGTGGTTCGACAAGCAGCCGGTGCTGGCCAGCCACCCGGTCACCACGATGTTTTTGGTGCTGGCGATCCTCACCGGGCTGCTGGCCACCTGGCAGCATTTCCGGTTGGACTTCGCCGGGCACACCCAGGTGGCCAACACCCGCCGCAACCGGGTGCTGGCCTCCACCCCGCTGCTGGTGGTCGCCTCGATCATGGTGGTGCTGCAGGTCGCCTCGATGGCCAAGGGCTTCGCGGCGCGCTACCCGACCTACACCACCGCCAAGGCCAACCTGGCGGCGCTCACCTCGGGGCTGGCCGCCGACAGCTGCGCGATGGCCGACGCGGTGCTCGCCGAACCCGACACCAACGCCGGGATGCTCGAGGTGGTACCGGGCCAGCGGTTCGGCGCCGACGGCCCGCTCGGCGGGCTGGACCCGGTCGGGTTCACCCCCGACGGGGTCGGCGACGACCTGTCCTCCGAGCCGGTGATCTCCAAGCCGGGAGTGGTCAACTCCGACGCCTCCCCCAACAAACCCGGCTCCTCGGTGAGCGACTCGGCGGGCACCGCCGGCGGCTGGCTGCCGCCGGACGCCCCGGCCGGGATCAACGGCTCGCGGGTGGCGCTGCCGTTCGGGCTCGACCCGGCCCGCACCCCGGTGATGGGCAGCTACGGGGAGAACACCGTCAAGGCCGAGGCCACCTCCGCCTGGTACGGGCTGCCCGAGCCCAGCGCCGACCGGCCGCTGGTCACCGTCGCCGCCGCCGGGGCGATCTGGTCCTACGACGAGGACGGCACGTTCAACTACGGGCAGTCCCTGAAACTGGAGTGGGGCTCCACCCGCCCCGACGGCGAGCCGGCGGCGCTGGGCCGGGTGGAGCCCATCGACATCGGCCCGGCCCCGGCCTGGCGTAACCTGCGTTTCCCGCTGGCCTGGGCGCCGCGGGACGCCGACGTGGTGCGCCTGGTCGCCGACGACCCGAACCTCAGCTCCGACCAGTGGTTCGCCTTCACCCCGCCGCGGGTGCCGGTGTTGCAGACCGTCCAGCAGCTGATCGGCGCGTCGACCCCGGTGCTGGCCGACATCGCCACCGCCGCGAGCTTCCCGTGCCAGCGGCCGTTCACCGAGTATCTCGGGGTGGCCGAGCTGCCCGAGTACCGGATCCTGCCCGACCACAAGCAGACCGCGTCGTCGTCGAACCTGTGGCAAGACGCCGACGACGGCGGACCGTTCCTGTTCACCCAGGCGCTGCTGTACACCACGACCGTGCCGACCTATCTGCGCGACGACTGGTACCGCGACTGGGGGTCGCTGGAGCGCTACCACCGGCTGGTGCCGGCGACGCAGGCCCCGACCGCCGCCATCGAGGAGGGTCTGACCACCGTGCCCGGATGGAGCCGTCCCGGACCGATTCGAGCCCTGCCGTGA